The nucleotide sequence tgagagagagagagagagagagagagagagaatgcgaatgaggaagaggcagagagaaagagggagacacagaatccgaagcaggctccaggctccgagctgtgagcacagagccagatgcggggtttgaactcatgaaccgtgaggtcatgacctgagccgaagtcggtaaccgactgagccacctaggagcccctctACAAAGACTTTTCATTGGTTACAATAAAtgccagaagacagtggaataAATTGTTCAGCATGCAGAGGAAAACGATTGCCAGCCAAGAAGACTTTACCTCATTCAATCGTTATTCAAGAAGGAAGGTGAAATATCAACTTTTTTCAGGAAACAGAGGCTGATAAGAGGGAAATTGAGACCAGAAGAAAGGCGAGTATGTACTAAAGTATGGTCAGGAAAGAGATCAGTAAACATATTGGCAGAGCTAAAGAGGCAGTAACGATAAAAAAGTTAAGTTgggggattttaaaaataaggagggactaaaatagacaaaataaaacagaagacgGGAGGGAATACTTTAGATATGCTAaaatctttttctcatctttcctaGAGGAGAATAGATGCATTGGTCAGCTTTAGACTTTGTTAACCATTTAAGAATAGCCATtaatacagggcgcctgggtggctcagtcggtcaagcgcctgactttggctcaggtcgcgatctcacggttcccgaggtggagccccacatcgggctctccgctgtcagcgcggagcctgcttcggatcctctgtccccctctttctgcccctcccccgcaatAAACTTCAAAACAGTGCAAAtcttcatcttttattttgaagCCATTAATATAACAGAAATAGAGATAGAATGTTCCCTTCAATGGTCCAATCcatagaggaagaaaagagggaaagtgaATAATTCTTGATTAAACCAGAAGACTAGACAGCGGGCGGGGGGAGGAAGTAAAGAAAAACCtcatgaaaacattaaaacagaaagtaaaacagaGGGTAGGAGTAATCCCTAAACATatcaaaattacaataattaTAAGCAGATTAAGTTTTTTGGTTAAAAGAGAGTCTCAGTCCCAGAAGAAAGTTTCAATGTTCGATTGGGTTCCCTGTGACTGACAGAGACACCAAATAGCAATGCCTTAAACTGGAGAGAAGTTTATTTCTTAGGTGAAATCCAGCCGTATGGTCTTCAGGAACCCAAGCTCCTTGCACCAGGTGCTGGGGTATGCCCAAGTTTGTATGTTTTCCAGGTGGCACGATGGAGGCAGGAACAAGGAACAAAGAGGGACAAAGAGCGTGAACCACTTATATTCTATTAGGGAGGGCTCCTCACCTGGTACAGGGGGCTGCAAAGGATGCTGGGAAATGCAGTCTTTATTTGGGGTGGCCACGTGCCCAGCTAAAAACCAAAGGTTCTTCTACTGGGGGGCAGAGAGCAGCCTCTTCCCCACAGCGGAGTGTAGGATCTAAGGCACATTCGAGCAGCATAGTGAGAATCAAAAGGCTGAAAGTGATGGCTTGCAACACAGATTTACTAGGAGAAAATGAACCAAAGAAAACTCATAAAAGTACAGGCATAGCAGACAGAAATGGGCTAGGAGGCAAAAAGCATTAGGGATAAAATGAGTCACAATTCACTAAAGAAATCCAACGTTCCTCGTCTGGACACAACTATCGATGTATTTTTCAACTGAAAAAGAAGCTGCATTTAGAGTTTAGATATTCATGATCCCCTGAGGATAGTGTTACTGTCAACCCAGTTTGGATTTCAAACATTAACCAGCAAAACTCaagctttttaaattctttttaaaaaatttttaagacagagagagacagagcatgagtggggatggggcagagagagagggagacacagaacccgaagcaggctccaggctctgagccgcaagcacagagcccgacgcggggctcgaactcacaagctgtgacatcatgacctgagccaaagcaggagggtcaaccaactgagccacccaggcgcccctcgtgaaAACCTTAAATGTTGTGATTCAGTGTTCTGTCGACACGTTCATATGGACtaagggttggcaaactttttctgtaaaaagccaGATAGTGTAAAGATTTTAGGCTTTGAGGACCCTATGGTTTCTGTCACAACGGCTCAGCTCTGCGGTTGTAGTTAAAATTGCCAAGCAGCCCCAGTCCACACACAAACAGGGATGGCTGGGGTGGAAATTTGGTAATTAACTGATTAAACTTGATTTATTGACACTGCAATTTGAATTTTGTAAACTTCGTTGTCTCAAGAAATCTTACTATTCTTTGACTTTTCCCCCAACTGTTACTAAAATATAAACGCCATTTTTATCTTGGGGACTGTATTGGGCCTGTGGGCTATAGCTTGCTTATACCTGCCATAGTCTTATATGGAGACTACTTCTGGAATAACTTGGTGTTAAGATTGTGGAatgacagaggcacctgggtggttcagttggttaagcatccaactttggctcaggccatgatctcacggttcatgagtttgagccacgcatcgggctcgctgctgtcagcacagagccctctttggatcccctgtcccccgcccccttctctgcccctcccctgcttgcactcgttctctctctctcaaaaataaaaaaaaataaataaataaacttaaaaaaagattgtgaAATGATAAAAAGTTATGAGCACAGTAGCAACTCTGTATTAATTACCTATTTGCTCACAATGAATAGTTTTCATAATTCTCCTTCTTTCCTGTTTGTTCTGATTACATTCACTGAAATGTAATTTTAGGTCTGGTTAATCTGGGAACACAAATTGTGGGCTTATGTTCTGAACGTCATTGTTATCTCACTTTTCCAATTGTTATTTGATCTCACCACAGTATTGGTCCATGATGGATTAGAAAGGAACACTGATTCTTTACTACAGctattttgagaaccactgatttaggaATTCCTGTATCCGACTGGTGCCCCCAAAAGTGCCCAGATTGGGGGCTGAGGTTGGGAAGTCTGGGTGGGCCAGGAGAACAGGAGTGGGAACAGGAGTCTGGGTGTTAACTctttcagcaaagtcacagaaacCCAAAGACATTCTCCTGGCTGCTGCGGCACAGCCCATGTCTCTTCTCATCGCCATTCGTGTTTCGCTCGGAAGACAGAGTATAAACCTCTAAGTGTATGAACAGGATCTCCTCAGtcagccctccctccctggggtGGTCAGCTGGGGACCACACAGGCTGGGTGccctcacctctccctcccacccccaggtgTCTTGGAAGCCTTGGGTTATGTTCCCAACCCTGCCCTTGGGCGAATCAGTCCCTCTGgatcttggtttcctcatctgtaaaatgggaccgAGGTGGTGATTATCAGAAATAACCTGTGCGAAGTGCTCAACACAGGACCTGCTGCCTTCTAAGAGTTtgataaatggtagctattatgaTCTCAGATTTCAGGATTCTCAAAGATTGTTTCCTGGCTCGTGAGATTCTGAGATGCTTTGGTTTCCCAAAATTCTGAGTTGGTTTGTTTCCACTGTTCTGTGGAGAGTCCTCGATCACGGAGGTTCTGTTACACGCGCCCTGCCTCTCATTGTCTTCACCCCTACTTCTCCCAACCCTTGAGCCCGGAAGTAGGGCAATGGGCGGAGAGGGCTGGGCTGCTGCCTTGTCGTGGCCCACATTCAGAGCTGTGGCAGCCCAGGGCCCCAGAGCCACGTTGCAACCGGGATAccagcctccaggccccaggcctgCGTCATCCCAGTGCCCTTGGCCAGGGCCCCCTGGGCAGGCACCAAGGCTGCTGCGCCTCCAGGTAGAGAAATGGGCAGGGCCAGCTCTGCTAAGGGCTGGGTGGTGACGGGAGGCTGCTCCAGGCTTGCGGGATAGAGTCCCTGGCCCAGCTCCGCACCTAAAACGGAGGAGCAAGTCTTAGAGGATCAGGACCGTCGCGGGTACAACGGGGGGAGACGGGGGGAGACGGGTGGTCCTGGAGCCTTCAGCTGCAGCCAGCGCTTCCCTCAGGTTTTGCGGGAGGGGCTGTGGCCAGGCCGAAGGGCTGGGCAGGGTTGGCGGGAAAGGAAGATCAAGGTCTCTCCTGGAGTGAAGTACATTCTTTTATTAGCACAAAACAACAACGCAGCAGCCCCCAGGCTCGAGAATAAGTTAAGGCACAGAACAGGCAAGGGACGAGTTTCCCGGGCCTGGGTAGTGGGCAAACTTCCTGAGCAAACTTCGAGGGGGCTGGGGGCTCGAGGGTCCTGCAGTCCTTCCCTTGAGATGGGGGAAACCAGAGCGGGGCGGGGCCGAGGAGCGCCCCCTGGGGCCGCTCGCAGGCGAGGCTGGATCCCCGCGGTCCGCCCGAGGCTCACTTCTCGAAATAGGGCAAGTAGAAGAACTGGAAGCCCCGGTGGCCCTTGACGGCGCAGTAGATGAAGATCACGTGGTAGACTGCGGGGCGGGGCCGGTCAGAGCCGAgacccgcccccggcccgcccccagctccgccccgcccctgcccggaGCCCTTCCGCACCTCCCGGGACCAACAGCAGGAAGCCGGGCACGAAGAAGATGGCGCTGGAGACACCTGCAGGAGGAGGGGCCGAGTCAAGGCTGGGAGGCACCGGGCGGGACCCAGGGGGGGCGGGTCACTGTCTGGTCAAGTCTCGCTGCGGTGAAAGGGGTCCTTTCCTGCTATGAGGGTGGAAGCAAACTTCCGAGGGGGTTGGGGGCTCGCGAGTCCTGGAGGGGTTTTTCTCTTGTGGGGAAGCCCGCTGCCTGCGGAGGTAGGAGGGGGCGCTCACCTGGCGAGGGGGCCACCTCCAGTCCCACGGCGATCAGGATCAGCGCTGCACACAGATGGATCCGCGAGGGTgaggggggggaggcgggggcaggggctggcGGCAGGGCGGGGAactccacccaccacccccagcaaGGCTTAGGCCCCAGGAGTGTCCCCAATCTGAACTGAAGGTTCCCTAGCCAGAGGACCCTTCCTGGGAAGCTCACCAAGCTCTGTGTTTTCAGAGCAGGGCACCTGGCAGGGCCTGGGAAATGTCTGAAGTGAGATTTTCCTCTGCTCCGTGGTGTGGCCTTTAGTCAATCGacaaacatttatggaacacctgctgtgtgcctgggACTGGGAATCCCACAGGGAAAAGCGAAtgaggtccctgccctcatggccCTTCCCTAGTGGTGCAACCAACAAGAAACTCCAAGCTACAATCCAGTGATGGGGGTGTGGCAGCCCAGAGCAGGCGGCAGGGGGAGCCTGGGGGATCGGGAGGGGCTTCCTGGAGGCGGTAGCAATGACGCTGAGCAGGGGTGGTGACAGCTATAGCAGCTAACATTTAGTTGTTACTTACCAGGtgctgccaggcactgggctaagctTGTTACCTGCACTGCTTTATTGTCACCGTGACTGAATGAAACaggtattatcatccccatttcacagatgaaactGAGACGCAGAGAGATGCATGTGGAAGGAGGAGGCGCTTGGACTCTGGAGGCTTTGCTATGGGCTTGGTGCAGGCAGAAAAGAAGTGGAATGCTCCGGGCGGAGGGAGCAACATGGCAAAGGCCTAGAGTCTGGAAGGAACTTGGGGCCTTCCAGGAGCTTCCAGAGTGGAAGACTGGAGAGGCAAGAGCCCGGGCTTGAGGAGTCTGGCAGGGCCTGTAGACCCCAACGAGGGATGTGAACTTTGGCTGAGAACAGTGGGTTTGGGGAAGTCATGGCTGGATCAACTTTTCAGACCTACAGAGTCCTGGGTCCCCGCTTAGAGGATGGGattgggggcggtgggggagctGGGCTTTCCAGCAAGGGAGCGATATGGCTTGAAGGCTCGAGGGGCCACCATGGACTGTTAGGTGACTTGTGCCCCGTATAGAGCCCCTGAAAAAAGGAATGGTGGGGGCTGAAACACTACCTGCCACCCTGGCTTAGGGCTGGCGACCCTGCCCACTCAGAGGAGGTGTCTTCTAAGTCCTACAAAGGCCCTTTATAGGCCTGGTAATGTCACTGAtgtgggtttaaatcccagctcatCTACCTCACAGCTGAGGTCTGAGCAAGTCCCTTTACCTGGCTGAGCCTCTGTCCTTATTTCTGGACTGGGATGGTAATAATGCTTGCCCTTGTGGGTActgggagagagaatgaaatggGATAAGGCAGGTGGCCCGTCTGACCAGTGCCCAGCTTGCAGCGGGGACTGGAGAAGTTGGtggctccctccccccacacgTAGACACTCAGAGCCGAGGCGAGGACGCTGCTCAGCTTTCTGGCTAGGGGACTCTGACCGTGCTGGGAGATGGAGAGCAGCTGCCGCGGCTGGGCTGTCCTCACGAGCCCCTCTTGATCCCGACCCTAGGTCCCTGCTGGGGATCCTGATTCCTCAGCCCCGTAGAATGAGTCAGAAAACATCTGGCTGGGAGATCTGTCTGCTCTGGTCTTTGCTTTCCCCATCTGGGCAATAGGTGTACCCGGTGAGGGCCAGGGAGGGGTCGGTCCTCCTCAGCTCTCAGACTCCAGGGATGGGGACGCGACAGGTGCTCCGTGGGTCGGGCCGGCAGGGTGCTCAGCATCCCTGTCGACGGGGATGGGCATATCCCTGAGCACTTGTCTCTGTACTGGTTCTGGGTCACGGTCCCACCTCTCACTTTCTGTGTGACCTCCGTAAGGCCGGAAAGAAGCCTACCCTGCGGCTGGCTTGAAATAGCCACAgaataaatggtagctgttgtTCTTTTGCTCCCTGAGGGATTAAatggctaattaaaaaaaaagaaaagtttggagCATGGGACCAGGCTCCATTTTCCACTACGTGTGATTTCCTGGCTGTGTGTCCAGGAGACCGGGCCTGCTCCTCttaaggcctcagtttcctcacctgtaaaatgggggtggggtgatggCAGTCAGCTGGATGTAGGGAGGCTCCGTGTGCCAAGGGGGACCCGGACCCTGCACGAAGGGAGGACGGCGCCCTCAAGGGGGTAGGCAGGGGACCCACAGGGGCACTCACCCAGCCCCAGCAGCAGGAGTAGGAAGGAGGCCAGCACTACCCGGCGGTTCTTCTGGATCAAAGGGTGTTGCGTCCAGCTGGGGGGCAGGACAGCGGGATGAGTGTCCTGCCCCCCAGGACACTGCCTTGCCCCGCCCTCTCCCATCACTCTTCCCCACCCAGAGGACTGAGGGGGAAAGCCAGGGCTGCCTGTTCGGGGTCACAGACTGCAGGCGGCTTAAGCAGGGCAGGCTCTCACCTGCAGCAGGCATGGTAGGATCGCTGGGTGCTGTTGCTGATGGTGCTGAAGGACCACTGGGAGCTGCGGATGGACGTTCGGCCGGAATCCCTGCTGGCCAGGTGggcccagggagaggcagggcaaGTGATGAAGGGGTCATAATGACGTGGTGGGGCTTGGTACAGGGATTAGGATGGGTGTCCCTGCGGGATAGGGGGCACTGAGAGGGGACAAAGTGAGGAGGATTCAAGGGCTGGGGTCTCTGCAGGACCGAGGATGGAAAAAACCTGCAGATTCGAGCTAGGGATTCCTGCAGGACAGATGACCTGGGGGAAGGTAGGGGCTAGACCAGGCTAGGGGTTTTCTGCAGGAGAGagagcctggtgggggtgggggtggggtgaggctgGCACTGGGGTAGGGTGACCCTGCAGGACAGGGGAGCCCATGAGGGGCGTGGGGATCAGGCTAGGAATCCTTGTAGGACAGGATGTGACAGAGCTGAGTAGCGTGAGGTGGGAAACCGGCCAGGGACCTTGGGGAAAGGAGCCAGGAGCAGGGTTAGAGGCGTAGGCCGGGTCCCCACCTGGCCCTGACCTGATGCTGACTCCCCCATCCGGCTCCGGAGAGGCTTGGGCTGCATCCTCATCATTCTCCAGGTTCTATTCCAGAACACAGGGCTCAGAGGGGTTACTGGGCCcaggcccttcctcctcccttctcaggGAGAGGAGAGCAAGCCCACACAGCTGTTTGCCTGGCCGCTTGACAGCTGCTCACCTGGCCCTCCACCCTCCCCGCAAAACGGGTTTGATGATTCACAGAAACTGAAacccaggtgggggggggggcggggtgtgctGGTTGAGGGCTCCCAGCATGGTCCCAGGGCCAGGAGCGCCCCCAAGTTTGGGAGTCAGGGTGGAGCTTTCAGAATGGTATTTCAGGGGCCCAGTATGGAGGCTCCGGATTTGGAGTGCCACAGGGCAAAAGTCCTGGTTTTCAGGTTTGGGGCGCAGAAATCTGATACAGGCTCGAATAAAAGGATCTTGGGGGAAGTCCCTCAGGGAGATTGGAGATTCCCAGTTTAGTGGGAGTCAGGGCATGGGTAAGGACTCATCAGATGAGTGAGGGCCTCCAGCTCTGGGGtaggggagtgggggcgggggcaggatgGGGTGAGGACTTCCAGAACAGAAGCGGGAGAGTGGAAGGAAGGCTCGAGGGTCTGCTCCGGAGTTTGGGCAAGATCTGGTTCAGGGACAAGAAGAGCTCTCTAGCCCAGCGGGGAAAGAGGGCGTTGGGTCCCGACCCAGGATAAGTGGGGACACCGGGTGGGATTTCCAGCTGGGGCTAGGGGAAGAACTCCCGGGTTCGGTGGCTGGGGACCAAAATCAGAATTGGGAGGGTCTGGGCAGGGCCTTGAATCAGTGGCTACGTAGGTAGGGGCGTCTAGACAGATTTTCCCTTGAGTTGGGGTTCTCCAAGGTCCGGCCTCGGCCTGGGGTACCCCCCGGACCCGGGCTGGGGTTGAGGTGGGCCGGGCCGTTCACCTGGTAGCGCAGCCGGGACTGCTTGTCCTCGTCGGCCACCTCGAACCGGGCTCGGCGCTCGAAGTGCAGCGGCCCGAAGCGGGCGACCCCGCTGAATTCGGGCCCCGGGCCCGCGTCCTCCAGGGACAGCTCGAAGGCGTCATCGATGCTGAACTGGGGCCGGGCGGCGCTCATGGCCCCGGCCCGCTCAGGAGCCCTGCGCCGCCGCCATCCGAGCCCGCCAGCCCCGAgcgccgcggccccgcccccgcacgCAGGCCCCGCCCCGTGCTGTAGGCTTAGGACTGCGACTCTCCGGCGCCCCggccgaggccccgcccccacgtAACGGCCCCGCCCCTGCTCGCCCTCGGCAGGCCGGAGCTGCCGAGCGCCGAGCGGGCCAGTGGGCGGGCCCTCCTTTGGGGACCGCGCAGGGTTTCCGGCGCCTCCCAGCGGCCGCCTACGCGAGCCACAGCCGGTGCAGCGCTCGCTCGCTTGCAATTCGTAGGTCTGTGTCTTGGGCTTGGAGGGGCACCCCAGGCCCGAGATGGAGCGTTGCGCGTCCCAGCCTGCGCCTCGAGTGCCAAGGAGACTCCTAGGACCAGACTGTGTTCCCACCTTGACTCACCGCGGCTCTGCACCGGTTGGGTATTCTCACCATAGCAGGTGTGGATTCTGAGGCTCAGAAAGCTTATGTGGCTTCCACTCCGATCCAGTCTCCACTCAGCAGccaaagtgatcttttaaaatatatctcatc is from Neofelis nebulosa isolate mNeoNeb1 chromosome 10, mNeoNeb1.pri, whole genome shotgun sequence and encodes:
- the TMEM134 gene encoding transmembrane protein 134 isoform X5, translated to MSAARPQFSIDDAFELSLEDAGPGPEFSGVARFGPLHFERRARFEVADEDKQSRLRYQNLENDEDAAQASPEPDGGVSISSQWSFSTISNSTQRSYHACCSWTQHPLIQKNRRVVLASFLLLLLGLALILIAVGLEVAPSPGVSSAIFFVPGFLLLVPGVYHVIFIYCAVKGHRGFQFFYLPYFEK
- the TMEM134 gene encoding transmembrane protein 134 isoform X2, translated to MSAARPQFSIDDAFELSLEDAGPGPEFSGVARFGPLHFERRARFEVADEDKQSRLRYQNLENDEDAAQASPEPDGGVSISSQWSFSTISNSTQRSYHACCSWTQHPLIQKNRRVVLASFLLLLLGLGHTTEQRKISLQTFPRPCQVPCSENTELALILIAVGLEVAPSPGVSSAIFFVPGFLLLVPGVYHVIFIYCAVKGHRGFQFFYLPYFEK
- the TMEM134 gene encoding transmembrane protein 134 isoform X6, whose protein sequence is MSAARPQFSIDDAFELSLEDAGPGPEFSGVARFGPLHFERRARFEVADEDKQSRLRYQNLENDEDAAQASPEPDGGVSIRDSGRTSIRSSQWSFSTISNSTQRSYHACCSWTQHPLIQKNRRVVLASFLLLLLGLGVSSAIFFVPGFLLLVPGVYHVIFIYCAVKGHRGFQFFYLPYFEK
- the TMEM134 gene encoding transmembrane protein 134 isoform X4, producing MSAARPQFSIDDAFELSLEDAGPGPEFSGVARFGPLHFERRARFEVADEDKQSRLRYQNLENDEDAAQASPEPDGGVSIRDSGRTSIRSSQWSFSTISNSTQRSYHACCSWTQHPLIQKNRRVVLASFLLLLLGLALILIAVGLEVAPSPGVSSAIFFVPGFLLLVPGVYHVIFIYCAVKGHRGFQFFYLPYFEK
- the TMEM134 gene encoding transmembrane protein 134 isoform X3 is translated as MSAARPQFSIDDAFELSLEDAGPGPEFSGVARFGPLHFERRARFEVADEDKQSRLRYQNLENDEDAAQASPEPDGGVSIRDSGRTSIRSSQWSFSTISNSTQRSYHACCSWTQHPLIQKNRRVVLASFLLLLLGLGHTTEQRKISLQTFPRPCQVPCSENTELGVSSAIFFVPGFLLLVPGVYHVIFIYCAVKGHRGFQFFYLPYFEK
- the TMEM134 gene encoding transmembrane protein 134 isoform X1, which codes for MSAARPQFSIDDAFELSLEDAGPGPEFSGVARFGPLHFERRARFEVADEDKQSRLRYQNLENDEDAAQASPEPDGGVSIRDSGRTSIRSSQWSFSTISNSTQRSYHACCSWTQHPLIQKNRRVVLASFLLLLLGLGHTTEQRKISLQTFPRPCQVPCSENTELALILIAVGLEVAPSPGVSSAIFFVPGFLLLVPGVYHVIFIYCAVKGHRGFQFFYLPYFEK